GATTTAATTTTACCAAGAAGAAtctcattttcttattttcctctgaTTTCTAATCTCCGTATTGCTGCTTCAACTTGACTTACATTCAAACCCCTTCTGGCATTTATTTCCTCCCTGATCAAAGTAATCAGTGAATACAATAACTACAAAGACTGGTCTGATATTCATTAATTCTCCAAATACCCTCAGGGAAAATAACTCTCAGCAGACTTGAAAACATGTAACATAATAACTGACTAAACGTATCTATTACACTAGAAATACTATCTCAGAAAAGGTTATGTTCCTGTCTTTGTTCTTGATTTATGTGCAGAAGTCATTATAAACATTGCTTAAATACACACGTTTCATTTCCAGCAGTAGCAGAATGCTATAACACAACACAGGGTACATAAAACTACTTGTTACAAGTGATCTTTTAAATTGAAAACATATCTTTGATTATTTTCAAACTACTTATTAAGTGTTagtaagaatattttttctttccccggtaaaaaaaataaaatgcttttggaAACGTTGCAGGTCATTCTCTGGCAACCTGTTGCAGTTCAAAACATCCAGAAGAACAGAGAAGTCCATTTCTATGTCAGGGCATCCAGCATAAGTAGCATAAAAGCTCAGTTAAGGCAACTGACCATCCAAAACaagtatgtattttttatttgttgtcaTGAATGTTTCTGTGAAGTTGTTTGTCATTTATTTAACAGGAGGTTGTGCTCTTTCTTTGTTATGCAGAGTCTTGATGGGAGATGTTCAAGGACTTATTGAAAAACAGACTGTCAATGACACAGTCAACCCACGCAGATCTTCTTCCTATTACGAAAACTACCATTCGATGAAAGAAGTAAGATATTTTTGTCGTAATTCTCTGTAGATTCAAGAGGTAAAATTGTCTCATGGTTGAGAATGGAGATAGGGAAGAAATCATCAACAGGTAAATAATTACCATTGTATTGCTCAACTACTGAGCGTTGTGTTTACTGTAATGCCTTCATAGACAAAGAAGCACAAGACAAAACCTCTCACACATGTACTGCCTCAAACTGCCACTCAAACACAgtcaatacagaaacaaaatgaagtcACAAAACtacacataaatatttaaaacattataTGAATAGTAATTTAACCAAATAGAACTAAAGAGGAATTTCAGGGCTACACTTGGGGTGTGTTGTGACTGTATCTTACTGTTTGTTTCAAGAGAAATTAATCAGGTAAGTGGTTAAGTAGGCTGaattgctgatttttctttcccatcaGTTAAAGAGGCAGGATTTTGGGAGGAAGAATGAATTTAAGTCTAGACTACTTTCAGGGATGaaggaaaacaacagggagaagatGTATTTACTAATTTCATCCTTGCAGATATATCATTGGATGGAAGAAGTAGTGAAAGTCCATTCTGATCTACTCCAGAAAATATATATTGGATCATCATACGAAAAGCGACCACTTTATGTTCTGAAGGTACAGCTATGACTTACTGCAAAAACTTTCCAAGTACTAATGTAAGCAACTGATGGGATTCGGTCAGAACACTTTCTTAAATATACACTTATATAcatattttggtggttttttagAAGTTTCTTAAGTTCTTCTAGTGAGGTGCATTACCTTTGCAAAGGCATTTGACCACATTACGTTCCTTGTTGAGTCACAAAGAAGTTATCACATCTAGGCCATCATTCAAAGGCATGAAATACTGGCATGGTGGATACCCTTCTCTGTTGACTATGGAGCCAGTCTAGTTTCTTGCCATGCAGAGTTGCTGATCTACACTCTTAACCAGTCTTGCTGCAGTCTTGGTCTCTATGTTAGGAGCTTGCTGCAAGCAGTCTGAATATGGTTCTCTGTATGCAAACAAAACTGAGAGCAGTGTCCTGGCCCAGGATTAGCCTAAGATCTCCCTACAAGACAGATGCTTCTTGTTCCATCTTGGTTACCCTTGTCACTTCCACATTTATGTGGTACACTTTACAACGGTGACGTTCTAATACCATTTCTCTTTTGTCAGCTTTCTAAAAGCCAGGAAAAATCCAAAAGTGCCATATGGATTGACTGTGGTATCCACGCTAGAGAATGGATTTCTCCTGCTTTTTGCCTATGGTTCATAGGCCATGTGAGTAGATAATCACATCTGATTACTgttttcaaagcaaagcaaaatatcttGATGCCATTTACCTTCTCTGTCCAGTTGCGCTCTAAGCTCCATAATGTTTTAATCCATTTACTTCCACAGCACCAAGACATGAGATTTGTGTCTAAGCTGCATACATAACATGAGTGTGTCTGTATGTACGTGTGCCAGTAGACAAAGGGGTGTGTGTGTAAGAGAGACAGAAAGTCGTATGGATCAAATGCGAAAGAGCTCAGATGTATTCTCAAGTACGAAAGAAACTTTTTGAGGTATGTGCAGCAAATTCAAGAGACTTTTACAGTTATGAATGGCCAGCGATGGAGAGGATATGCCAGAAAAAGCAACTATTTGGTAATCTACTAGGGCTATGTCTATACTGCCAGATGGATCCAAGGAACGATCTTGCCTTTGGGTCATACAGCACATGGTGGCCCATGCCCGTATTAGTCCAGCTGGCACTGCCTGGAGCAGATCAGAGGACACCCAGAGTGAGCTCAAGCTGTCCTACAACCCTTGGCTCTTCTCTGCATGCCTTCCTAAAGAAACACTTGCCTGCTCCAGGCATGGCAGAGCTCCACACCAGAATGCACACCAGCAATCTCTACTTAGCACTTGCTGTGATGTGTCACCTGCTGCCATGCCTGCTGCTactgctcctctgcctcctgcctctgcattttctgtttgtacTCCTGCTTTTCTCTGGATCTGCCTCATTCAGAGAATAAGGCCACACAAGCCTCCTTATTCTGAAGGTACCATCCCTGCTAGAGACACCTTCATTTCAGGCCTCCAGAACATGACCAACAACTGCCAGACAGCACACAGCACCAATTCATGGAAACTAGTAAATGGCTGATGGGATGAGACTGTAGTACAGGCTTAGCCTGACCAGCCTTGATGTGCAGCCGCAGACTGATGGTCACATCTGATCTTTAATATCTTTAATATCTACACTGCTCATGACAGTGAACAAAGGTACACCAAAAGGTACAAACATCCATGGTTTGCACCTAGAGCTTAACATATGTTGCCTAAGTCTTTTCGAATTTAAGACATCTCTGCTCAACTCATCATGCTGAGCTGCTGGCCCAGTTCCTAGTATGGACCAGGAAAAGGTTCCTAAGGCCCTTCTGGCCCACACAAGGTTGCCCAGTTTGCTCAGTTAATGTCATgatatattatttttttgttactttttcacAAAAGCAAAGTTCACAGCAAAATCAAGACAGATGAGATGATTGACATTCCACAATCACCAGTACTGTAGCCAGAGAAACAACATAGATGAGTCCTTGAAACATGAATTATGGTTTGGCCATGATGGAActaaataatgatgatgatgataataataatagaagAAATGTGCTTATTTCTGTCCCCAGTAACAACTATAAAACCTCAATGACTGTAACATTTGGAAGGAGATGGCAGGATTTAGGGACAGATACAGCTGAATGCACCTTGTGACCCACTGATAATTCCAGCCTTCAAAGTTCCTTTGGAGAGAAATGCATTTGCCCTTTTCATGCTGCTCCAAATAATTACCAGCTGTGCTGTCAGTTTGCCAGTGACATGTCCCTGCAGCGTTTTTCAGAAGCAACAAGCTGAACATTTATGTTCTCCATCCCCTTGATGTAATTTACGTGTTTTAAATTCAAATTTTGTTTCTACATCACTTCAtgaagtaacattttaaaatccgACATTAATACACATCTGCACACACACAGTAAAATCACTAGCTCTCTCTAGCAAATCCTAGGCATTCTTTATAAGGGGTCCACTTTTTATCATTTAATGTTGTTGTTAAGATTGTAGAAAGACTGACATTTCTCATTTAGTCAGAGAAAGTCTATTGCCTCAGGAAAACTAGGAAGGATTTAAAATCAAAGAAGGTGGTTTAAGTaaggcataaagaaaaaaaagatatgatAAAGGACTTTGACTATTTTAATACTGACAAAACCACTTATCCAGGTTAAAATTTATCCCTGTGTCGTGGACCAACAACCAGGTTAGGTATCACTAAAGCCTTCAAAACAGGCTGTGAAGCAAAATCAGCAATGCAGCTCTTACTGGCTCTTGGCACACAAGTGCATTGAACTCATAATGCAACCAGAAGAAATAGCGCTATGTACAGCAGCCATTTGAAATGCTACTTGTTATTTTTGGGCTTGCTTTATTTTATGCTACTTTTGTGGTGTTTTGGGTGGGAAAGAGGGTTCCTATCATTTACACAAGCAGCAAAAGCTCTAGCCTTCCTATTAATAGGCTTCAACTCTCTCTCATGACCATCCATTAACGTTAAAAGACTGTAGTGTATTTGACTGACTGTATCAGTTCAATTCCTACCCTCTCCCTGGCACTTCAAAGAGCTACTTTGCTATTTAGGAGTGTCTCTGATGCAATGTGCCTCTATCGGGAAGTAGACTGGTCTGCTAATTGCACAATTATTTTACAAACACCATCAGGTGCCTTTCTAGGAAGGTAAGAAAACCACTATTATGATGGCTTTTAATAAAGTTTCCCCTGTGCTTCATAGGCAATCCATGTGCGTGAGAGAGATCAGACCATGACAACGCTTCTGGAGCACTTTGATTTCTACGTCATGCCTGTGGTGAATGTGGATGGCTATGAGTACACGTGGAGCCACCCCTCCGTACGTAGAGCTTGTTCGACAGACTGCACAACGTACTGATGCGCTATTATGGGAACTACCAGTGTGCATGCTCAGGGTGTAACTTCCATCCTGGAACCACATGCTCTGAACTCTGCGCTTGGAATTTCGGCATATCTGGCCTCTTTAAATCACAGAAAATTCGGCAGTTAATTGGCATGTACCTTTGTATCTTCCAAGCTGCTGGAAATGCATTTGGAAATGACAGAATCTCATCCTGGGATTTTAATGCTTCCAGATGTCAGGGAACGCCTccgtcagcctccagcagcaagGTTACAAATACTAGCACAGTCCAGCACAAGCTGAATAGCGTGCTGCATCAGATAGAGCACAGTCAATAATTCACTTCTTCCTCCTGCAAGGTCACTTCTTCCTCCTGCAAGGTAGCTCCATTCTCCAAGCAATTTTTGTTTCAGATAAATGAAGGTACTACAGATATCTTTTGTCCAGGATTTTATTCATTGGAGGGAAATTCTGAGTTGTTGAGACAGTTCTTTGATTTTTAGATCCTTCacttaagtttaaaaaaacccatctcTTCCACTCTTTCACTCAGTCTCAAACCCAGCTTGGCTCACATTTGGATAACAACGTCTATACACCTTAACAGCTGCACACCAAATTTCCACCTTTACACATGCTGTCAGCAATGCCTACAGAAAGGTTGGATTTGGACCCCTAAACTCATGTACGGCCAAACAGTATGTCTTCTCCCCTCCTTCCACAGTCTAAATCCACTGAAATCAGACCAGATATGACCATTTTGTACCCTACCCAGCATTTCCATTTATCATCCAGCCTCAGCGGCAATCAGTTTGTGGTTTTATACTCTTTGTTGGTCTTACGCCTGTTCATTGGCACATGACCTGTAAAGGCGCAAGTGGGAAGCCACTTGTAACTAACCAGTGACACAGTGCAttgtttttctcagcttttttcCCTGAATGTGGCTTGTGTGTCTCTTTCCACAGAATCGGCTGTGGAGAAAGAGCCGCTCATCGCATGGTAACAGCAAGTGCATTGGTACTGACATGAACAGGAATTTTGATGCACGCTGGTGTGGTATGACATCATTTCCTTCATATTGTAACCCTGCCTCACTTTTAGCCTTTGAAActctttattttgaaaacattttcatttaccATTTCACAAAGTTGACATAGAGACAAATGCAGCTGAATATCTGTTATGAACCAGTGAACACTCCCCAACTTCAGATACTTTTTGTTGGGACCCAGGATTTTTCCTCTTCATATGCCACATGGGGGATGGACCTCTTCCCAGCACGATGACAAGAGAGAGGGACCAGGACCCTGGATCCCATTCTTTACATCACACCATGACACACTGGGCACGGGCTCtaggggggaaggaggaaagagagaagatgtGGCCCTTGCCATGTCACCCAATGCCTGTTGCACCACCCAGTTGAGTAGATGCTTCACTGTGTTGTATGAAATGATTTACCATCTATGGCTATTATATgtagaaaaacaaacattttttttcaggcaagAAATTACAAAGATGGGGACCAAATAAGTAGATTTGAATGTGATATTCAGTATAAATACGTCATAAAACCAGAATCTGGAGAAGTCTgaggaaagaacagcaaaaaactaTGGGATACAGATACTAGTTTCAGGCAAAGTTTATATAACGTACTGCGTTTAACTTGTCATGCACTTTTGGTGGTGAATAACTTCTGAAGCAGAGAAATGCTTTGCAAAGAGCAGAAGAATACAGGTAGATCAGAAAGTGCTTCTTCTCTAGATAAGTATTTGGACACAATGTACACTGGGCTAAAGCAGAGCATCTTACTTTATTAAGTAGGGAACTATTCATGctgttttcagccatgctttGTTCCTCTCAGACATGGTTGGAAACATAGAAGAGAGAAACCTCAGCACCTTGCAGAGTCATTGGAAAGAAAAAACTGTCTGTACAGATAAACCTAAGCATTGAATTCAGGTGCTTACAATAACTTAAGCAGATGACTGTAAGAATCTCCCCAGGTTTCTACTCCTTTTAGTTATGCAGTCAGTTAAATGCTggaaaataaaatccattttttcTAATTAGCATAAAAATATTGATTCCGCTGAATCAGATACATCTTTGCTTAGCAATTGATAGCAACGATTGAGCAGCTTTGATCCAGAACACAGTAACTGTAGAATCTCTATTGTTGCTGCAGCTGTGCAAAATATTAGTTCAACAGGATTTTCAGAAGAACCAAGATGAAGTTTTATCACTTTGTAACAATGTTGTAATTGTTATTAGTCGTGTCAATGGAATACAATAACTAAATTGTGTTCCTGGGAAATGACCACAAATTCATGGGAATCTGCAATTTCAACTTTACTCACAtacttttaaacacagaaaagttCTTGTCAGCGGTGCCAAATGTTAAGACTTCCACTGGCTTCAGATTTGCTTGTGAATACACTTTGTGCCACTGCAAAATTCAACGGTTTAGATCTACACATTTAATTAGAAATGTACTACCATGTTTATCTGTTCTTCCTCTTCAGATGCTCAGATAACAACTTCATGAACTTTAGGAACAAAGCCCTCATGTTTTTTATGAAGAGCAAAATATACTAAATGCACTGATaccttatgtttttcttttctaccaataaaaagcaaaattactCTACTAAAAGCAATGCACTAGCTTGGAATTTGCTCTGTGGAACTAAATTTGACTGAAACCCAGACTTAAATTTTTCTCCACATTTTAATATCGTTTCCTTAGCTGGCTGTTCTCTGTACGACCAAGAAGTTTGGAAAGCAGACAGAATATTCAACCAAGATTGCCAGCCAACAATTCATTGCCTTCTTCCCTGGACAGTACTCACTTCTGTGCAAAAGAAACCAATGTAAAATTTAACACTCTCATTTTGCCGTTTTTGTATGTTTTCGCATAGATGCCAGGAATTGTTTGTATTTTCATGTGCATGAATTTTCATGGACTGTCTGTGAAATCCCCCTCGATTCAGCAACATGAAGGCTTATACGTGTATCCCAGAACATAAAACACACTACAGCCCTCTCTGCCCCAGTACTGTTTCCGACCTCCCAGTCTGTATCTCTCAGACTCAGTGTCTCTGTCAGCACTTCTCCCCTGTAGTCCATTCTCTTCACTATATTATTTCTGCTTCTTCTGCTGTGTCATTTGAGGGTGTAGATCATCCAAGGATTTATTTTCAGCCATTGATATTACAAAAGGGCTTGCAGTATCTGTGGAACAGATGAATGCATGAAAATACAGGTTTATTCTTAACATTGACAGCCAGAGATCACCATATTGCTTAGTCCTTCTGTCTATCACAGTTACATTTCACCCAAATACACCAGTACCAAGCCTTGCAACTTTTACTTGActaaagcatatatatatatatctaccaAAATTGTTAAGTGGTTTTGGGGTCCAGATATGCTCCTCACTACTTTGTAGCATGCTATAGATCTTCCCTATATATCACTGGCACCAGAAGACATTTCATTCCCTCCTGTACCATATTATAACAGCTTGCATTGCTTGTACGGAGATGTAACTCTGCAGATGTACTGGCATTACTGATTTCTGGAAGA
The window above is part of the Opisthocomus hoazin isolate bOpiHoa1 chromosome 1, bOpiHoa1.hap1, whole genome shotgun sequence genome. Proteins encoded here:
- the CPB2 gene encoding carboxypeptidase B2 → MKFYLLFFTLFIRIQEKHVFPLPRDEVLWALPQTDKEVEALQDLLNTTEVILWQPVAVQNIQKNREVHFYVRASSISSIKAQLRQLTIQNKVLMGDVQGLIEKQTVNDTVNPRRSSSYYENYHSMKEIYHWMEEVVKVHSDLLQKIYIGSSYEKRPLYVLKLSKSQEKSKSAIWIDCGIHAREWISPAFCLWFIGHAIHVRERDQTMTTLLEHFDFYVMPVVNVDGYEYTWSHPSNRLWRKSRSSHGNSKCIGTDMNRNFDARWCGEGASPYECQETYCGPYPESEPEVKAVARFIRDHKDIIKGYITMHSYSQLVLFPYSYTTDKSKDHDELESLAKKAAKAIKRTTRKTYRHGPGAHTIYLAPGGSDDWAYDLGIKYSFTIELRDTGTYGFLLPPQEIKPTCLEALSAVKEIAQHVLQNL